A single Lysinibacter sp. HNR DNA region contains:
- the hpaH gene encoding 2-oxo-hept-4-ene-1,7-dioate hydratase, giving the protein MLNRTQIETIADELVRADRERITLPRLTARYPDMVIEDSYAIQKVWSDRRVAHGARLVGHKIGLTSRAMQVATGITEPDYGVIHDDMVYQTGSTIEFNRFSNVRIEVELAFVLSKPLTGRHTTIFDVLDATAYVVPAIEVLNSRLELEGRTIIDTISDNAAMGAMVLGGRPVRVDEIDLRWVSALLYRNETIEESGVAAAVLGHPAMGVAWLTDKLAQHGQSLGAGEIILAGSFTRPVWVERGDTIHADYGQLGSVTCRFV; this is encoded by the coding sequence GTGCTCAACCGCACTCAGATTGAGACTATCGCCGATGAGCTTGTACGAGCTGATCGCGAACGCATAACCCTGCCGCGCCTCACCGCGCGTTATCCCGATATGGTTATCGAAGACTCGTACGCTATACAAAAAGTGTGGTCGGATCGCCGCGTCGCACACGGTGCCAGATTGGTCGGCCACAAGATTGGCCTCACCTCGAGGGCTATGCAGGTCGCCACGGGAATCACCGAACCCGACTACGGTGTTATCCACGACGATATGGTCTATCAAACGGGCTCGACCATAGAGTTCAACCGTTTTTCAAACGTCCGCATCGAGGTAGAGCTGGCGTTTGTTCTCTCCAAGCCTCTTACCGGCCGCCACACCACCATCTTTGATGTTCTCGACGCGACCGCCTATGTGGTGCCCGCGATTGAGGTGCTCAACTCACGCCTCGAGCTTGAGGGTCGCACCATCATCGACACCATCAGTGATAACGCCGCGATGGGCGCGATGGTCCTGGGGGGACGTCCGGTCAGAGTGGATGAGATCGACCTGCGCTGGGTATCCGCTCTCCTCTATCGCAACGAAACAATCGAGGAGTCGGGGGTTGCCGCCGCCGTGCTGGGTCATCCAGCAATGGGGGTTGCCTGGCTCACCGACAAACTCGCCCAGCACGGGCAGTCACTCGGCGCGGGCGAGATTATCCTGGCGGGTTCCTTCACTCGCCCCGTGTGGGTCGAGCGCGGCGACACAATACACGCGGACTACGGGCAATTGGGGTCGGTGACATGCCGATTCGTCTAG
- a CDS encoding aldehyde dehydrogenase family protein, with the protein MQNYTDLIATITPAHGEKRDVFDPATGELISQAPVQGVPDLEAAVTRATSAQISWAALSDEKRRNYLHRAADAVEESAEALAELLSREQGKPLNGPNARFEVGACAVWLRSAADTELPVEVLVDDGESYAEMHYRPIGVVGAIAPWNWPMMIAIWQIAPSLRMGNTVITKPAETTTLSGLALASVLNQVLPEGVLSVVAGPGRTVGEAMVTHPAIGKIMFTGSTPVGKKIIAASANNVTRLTLELGGNDAGIVLPDVNPKEIAEGLFWGAFINTGQTCAAMKRLYVHDSVYDEVVAELTAFAKNVPMGRGLEEQNVLGPLQNRAQYEIVDRLVESARASGARVVLGGDPNREAVGNFYPATLVTDIDPHNDLVVEEQFGPALPIIRYTDLDEVIGLANELEVGLGASVWSANRERAREIAARIHSGTVWINAHGTLNPMVPFGGVKHSGYGREFGVEGLKAVSEPQVISM; encoded by the coding sequence ATGCAAAATTACACAGACCTTATTGCTACCATCACGCCCGCACACGGCGAAAAACGAGACGTCTTCGATCCAGCCACAGGAGAACTCATATCCCAGGCACCCGTGCAGGGTGTTCCTGATCTTGAGGCCGCAGTTACACGGGCCACGTCCGCTCAAATATCCTGGGCCGCCCTCAGCGACGAAAAACGCAGAAACTATCTGCACCGGGCGGCCGATGCGGTTGAAGAGTCCGCCGAAGCCCTTGCCGAGCTGCTCTCTCGCGAACAGGGCAAGCCACTCAACGGACCCAATGCTCGCTTCGAAGTTGGTGCCTGCGCCGTTTGGTTACGCAGCGCGGCCGACACCGAGCTCCCAGTGGAGGTGCTGGTGGATGACGGAGAAAGCTACGCAGAGATGCACTATCGCCCCATCGGGGTGGTTGGCGCAATCGCCCCGTGGAACTGGCCCATGATGATAGCGATCTGGCAGATAGCCCCGTCACTGCGCATGGGCAACACCGTCATCACCAAACCAGCTGAAACCACAACACTCTCGGGCCTCGCCCTGGCTTCCGTGCTCAATCAGGTACTTCCCGAGGGTGTGCTCAGTGTGGTTGCAGGTCCCGGCCGCACCGTGGGCGAAGCAATGGTTACCCACCCCGCAATCGGAAAGATCATGTTTACCGGTTCTACCCCGGTAGGCAAGAAAATCATCGCGGCGAGCGCAAACAACGTCACGCGGCTCACGCTCGAGCTCGGGGGGAACGATGCGGGGATTGTGCTCCCCGATGTCAATCCCAAGGAAATCGCCGAGGGCCTGTTTTGGGGTGCATTTATTAATACGGGACAAACCTGTGCCGCCATGAAACGGCTCTACGTGCACGATTCAGTCTACGACGAGGTGGTCGCAGAACTCACCGCGTTTGCCAAAAATGTTCCCATGGGCAGAGGTCTTGAGGAACAGAACGTCTTGGGCCCCCTGCAGAATCGGGCGCAGTACGAGATTGTTGACCGCCTAGTAGAGTCGGCCAGGGCCTCGGGGGCTCGGGTCGTTCTGGGTGGCGACCCGAACAGGGAGGCCGTGGGCAATTTTTATCCCGCCACCCTCGTCACCGATATCGACCCCCACAACGACCTGGTTGTGGAGGAGCAATTTGGTCCGGCACTACCGATCATCCGTTATACCGATCTTGACGAAGTTATTGGCCTGGCCAACGAGCTTGAAGTTGGACTGGGGGCTTCGGTGTGGTCCGCGAATCGAGAGCGGGCCAGAGAGATTGCCGCGCGTATCCACTCGGGAACCGTGTGGATTAACGCGCACGGCACGCTCAACCCGATGGTGCCCTTTGGCGGGGTTAAGCACTCGGGCTACGGTCGTGAATTTGGGGTAGAGGGCCTGAAGGCGGTTTCGGAACCTCAGGTTATCAGCATGTAG